AATCGCTGAAGTATGCCTGGGCCTCCAGGTTATCGTATATCCTGGTTGCCGCGCTGCTATTATAGAGTACAGACACCGACAGGCTGTCGTTCTCTTCCTTTGTTTCGTGGCTCTGAGCTGCCAGTACCTGCTCGGTTTCCTGCGTGTAATAATCTAAAGTGGTTAGCAGGCTGGACTGCGCCCCCAGGGTCAGCTCACCTTTGAGTACCGCAGCCGTAGAGGTGTAGTCCGCCTCAGGCAAGGTTTCATCATAATTCTGTGTCTGGCTGCCATCTCGGCGCGTTAACTGGACCGATGCAGCATGCTCGCCAAGGCGCTTTGCAAACACGCCGCTGAGACTTTGCTCATCACTGGCACCGTGATAACCGGCGCTGAGGTGCGCATAGCTGGCAGCATCCGCCAGATAATCAGACGGCGATTTAGTGGCTATCACGACGATACCGCCGAGTGCATCAGAGCCATAAAGTGAAGATGCAGCCCCTTTAGCGACTTCGATTTGCCTGACACCTTCTAGGTCCAGATAACCACGGCCGATTAACAAGCCCTGACCTCCCTCGTAGGCATCATTAAGTCGACGACCATCTTTAATATACACAACCCGGTTGCCGCCAATGCCGCGCACAGTGATCGCCTGAGCGTTACCCGCACTGCCCTGTGTGGTTATACCGGTTTGATAACGAAATGCCGAGGCCAGATCGATACTGACTTCCTGCTCCAGAGCCTGCTCGGTCACCACACTGACGCTGCCAGCGACATCCGACAGCTTCTGCTCGACCCGTGACCCGCTGACCACAATCACGTCTGCCGACTTTTCAAATTCATCGGCCTTAACATCGGTCGTACCAAAAAGTGCCGCCACTACACCAAGCGCAATACTGCTGTGCTTTAAAGTCATTAGAAACCTCATTCAGGGAATTAAACAGAACTATTTTGCTGAGCACTATAATGTTCCTAAAAGACATTTGCAAATGATAATGGTTTGCATTTTTATATTTATGTAGATTTATGTGTTTCCATTACGTAGAATCACCTTCAGACCGGGGACGTGCTATCAGGCAGTCTGTTTTGACGGATTAATAAACTGTAAGCAAATCCCCGGACCCATTTAACACAATTGAATTTAACGGGATAAAAAATGCAAAAACTTGTGTTTCTGATTGTGCTAGCAGTGCTCAGCAACCCAATACTCGCAGCTCAGCGGGTCGTTATCGCCGGCGGTTCCTTAACGGACATCGTCTTCGCTTTGGGTGGCGGTAAAGATGTTGTGGCGGTTGATACCTCCAGTACCTCGCCGCTGCAAGCAACTCAATTGCCCAAGGTTGGCTACTACCGGGATCTGGCAGCTGAGGGGGTGCTCTCACAACATCCCGAGCTGATCCTGGCCTTACAAGGCAGTGGCAGGCCCGAAGTCTTAACCCAGCTGCGCAGCACAGGCGTTAAACTGAATCTGTACGATAAGCCGACCAATATTAATGAGCTCTTTAACCTGATAGGTCAGCTGGGCCGGGATCTGAACCGCCAAAGCCAGGCACAAGGTCTTATCGCCCGCCTGAAACAAACCTTGCCTGCCAAAGCGCCGCCGTCGTCGCTCAGTGCCCTGTTTATTCTCTCTGCGGGCGATCGCGGTGTTACCGTGGCGGGCCCAGAAACTGTGCCTGATCTTTTGTTTGGCTACACAGGGATCCGTAATCTGGCAACGGCCCCCGGCTACAAACCCTTCAATCGCGAGGCCATGCTGGTCAGTGCGCCCGATTTTCTGGTCGCGCCCAGCCATGTTGTCTATAGCCTGGGTGGCCCTGAGCAGTTTTGTCAGCAAAGTGCCCTGGCATTACTGCCGGCCGCGCAGCAGTGCCGACTACTGGTCATGGACTCTCTGCTGTCAATGGGCATGACCACTCGATTGCCCGAGGCCATTGCCCAGCTTGCAGCTTATCGGGAACAATCCGCGCTATGACACCCACACTTGCTATTCTGACAGCCCGTCATCACCAGATCTGGTTGTGGCTGAGCGCAGCCATGGTGATTGTGCTCGCCTGGTTATCGCTGAGTAGCGGCCCGGTTGGCTGGGACTGGCGCATGCCTCTGGTTGCCATATTGCCCGACGCTTTTGTTCAGGACATCAGCCAGCTGCATGTGACTGTGGTAACCCAGATCCGCTTACCCAGGCTGCTGCTGGCGCTGTTGGTGGGCTGTGTACTGGCCTGCAGTGGCGCTGCCAGTCAGGCATTGTGTCGCAATCCATTGGCGGACCCAAGCCTGATGGGCGTAACCGGTGGCGCCGCCGTTGCAGCCATAGCCGTGATTGCACTATCGCCCAAAGTTGCCTTTATTAATGAGTCCATGGTCGCACCGGCTGCCTTTCTGGGTGCTCTGGCGATCACCTCTTTATTATACCGGGTTGCCAGTCACCAAGGTCAGGTCCAGATCACGGTATTGCTGCTTGCCGGAGTAGCCATCAATGCCGTGGCCATGGCCCTGATCGGACTGTTTAGCTTTTTTGCAGACGATACCTCGCTGCGCCTGATGACCTACTGGCAGATGGGCGCACTGGCCGGTGCGAGCTGGCCCGCGATGCAATATGGTGCGCCGCTGATCCTCATCTGTATCGCCATGCTGTTTATTCGTCGTAAACAGATCAACGCTTTGATGCTCGGTGAGCGCGATGCCAGACATTTGGGCGTTAACGTCAGGCGACTGAAAAATGAAGTCATATTTTTGATAGCGCTGGGTGTGGGTGGCGCCGTTGCTATGTCGGGCATGATAGGCTTTGTCGGCCTGCTGGTCCCGCATCTGGCACGCCTGCTGGTCGGCCCCGATCTGCGCCGTATGCTGCCTTTGAGTATGTTACTTGGCTGTGTGGTATTGCTCACGGCCGATTGGCTGGCACGTCTGGTTGTTGCCCCTTCAGAGCTGCCCATTGGTGTGATCACCGCCCTGTTCGGCAGTCCGTTTTTTGTCTATTTGCTGATCCAACAAAAACGAGGTGTACATGCTTGAATGTCGTAACCTGACGGTGACCCGCGGCGCCAAGCCGGTACTGACTGAGGTGTCATTGACGCTAAAAACCGGTCAGTTTATTGCCTTACTGGGTGAAAATGGTGCCGGTAAGTCGACCCTGCTGAGCGCGATTTGCGATGATATTCCTTATCATGGCGAGATCGTATGGCGCGGCGCACCACTCAATACGCTGGACCCGCTAACGCTGGCCACACAGCGGGCCGTGCTGTTGCAGCACAATCGGGTCAACTTTGCCTTTAATACCACCGAGCTTATCGCCATGGGCCGCTACCCTTATCAGGAAAGTCCCAGGGAACAAGCCGCCGTGGTGGATCAACTCATCACCAAGCTGGCCCTGGAACAGCTCGCCAGACGTGAGGTTACGCAACTGTCTGGCGGCGAATTTCAGCGCGCCCAGTTTGCCCGCTGCCTGGCCCAGCTAAATGCACATGACCCGGGCACCCGAAACAAGCTGATGTTGCTGGATGAACCGACCTCGGCGCTGGATCTGCACCACCAGCATCGGGTTCTCAGTGCCGCGCAACGCTTTGCCCGTCAGGGCAATACCGTTATTGCCGTGTTACATGATTTAAATCTCGCGTCGCTTTATGCCGACCGGATCCTCTTGCTGGATAATGGCCAGATCCGCAGCGATGGCCCGCCGCAAGAAGTCCTCAGGCGCGATGTATTGCAACCCATTTACCAAACAGGCATGCAGATTAACCTGCATCCCGGATATAATATACCTATGATATTCTCAGAACCGCTAACAGGAGCTCCCAATGCGTGAACAAGCTGTTTTTGAAGCGCGCCAGCTACTCAGACATTCGACTGTCTGTGTAATGTCCACACTCTCTAAAAACCTGGCCGGCTATCCGTTTGGCTCAGTCACGCCATTTATGAGTGACGATCAGGGTCGGCTGATTTTTTACATTGCAGGCATTGCACAGCATTCACGCAACCTGACAGCCGACAGCAGAGTGTGCGCGACGATATTTGATGCGGCGCAAAGCGGCGATCAGAACGAGCATGCCCGCGTCACCATAGTCGGCGACGCCACCCCGGTGCCAGATGAAGAAGCAGCCGAGTTACTGCTGCGCTATGAGCGTCACTTTCCTGAGGCCATCAGCTACCGCCAGGCACATGATTTCAAATTGTGGCGTATGGACATAAAACGCGTGCGTTATATCGCCGGCTTTGGCCAGATATTTTGGCTGGAGGCAGACGAATGGGCACAGCCTGCAGCCAATTGGGATTTGGCCAGCGAAGCGCATATGGTGGCACATATGAATGACGACCATCAGGATGCCAATCAGCTGATCCTTAAGCTGGTGCATAATGTTGATGCAACAGACGTGACGATGACGACGATCCTCACTGAAGGCTGCTATTTAAGAGCCAATGACAAGTCTTATTACGTGCCCTTCGACACGCGCTGTGAAGACGCGACGGCAGTGCGTAAAGCGCTGGTGCGCCTAACCAAAGCCGCCCGCGCACAGTTTGCTGAAGCCATAGAAAGCTAGCGATTAAAAAAGGACAGAGTGATTTGCATCAGTCTGTCCTTTTCTCGATTTTGAGTCTGAATTAAAACTTCGGACCGCCACCACCGAACATGCCCGGTGGCATCATGCCTTTCATGTTCTTCATCATTTTCATCATGCCGCCCTTACCCTTCATCTTTTTCATCATTTTTTGCATCTGGGTAAACTGCTTGAGCAGCTTATTGATATCCTGAACCTGAGTACCTGAACCGGCCGCGATCCGCTTCTTACGCGATCCTTTGATCACTTCCGGACGCGCGCGCTCGTGCGGTGTCATGGAGTTAATGATGGCTTCCATCTGGTTAAATGTCTTATCGTTCACCTGACCTTTCACGGCATCCGGCAGGTTTGACATACCAGGCAATTTATCCAACATCGACATCATGCCCCCCATGTTTTTCATCTGGCGCAGTTGTTCAGCAAAGTCTTCGAGCGTGAAACCATCGCCTTTAAAGACTTTCTCGGCCACTTTAGCCGCTTTGTCTTTATCAACCTTAGACTCGACTTCTTCGATCAATGACAGCACGTCACCCATACCAAGAATACGTGACGCCACACGATCCGGGTGGAATGGCTCTAGTGCATCCGTGCGCTCGCCCACACCGATGAACTTAATCGGTTTACCTGTGATATGACGGATAGACAGGGCCGCACCACCGCGGGCATCACCGTCTGTTTTGGTCAGGATCACACCGGTCAGCGGCAGCGCTTCGTCGAATGCTTTCGCCGTATTCGCAGCATCCTGACCTGTCATGGAGTCAACCACAAACAGGGTTTCAATCGGAGAGATAGCTGCGTGCAGGTCTTTGATCTCGCCCATCATCTCATTATCGACGTGCAAACGACCCGCGGTATCCACCAGCACTACATCAATGAACTTTTTCTTCGCGTGCAAAATCGCATTCGTTGCGATGTCCACCGGCTTTTGCGAAATATCACTGGGGAAGAACTCAACGTCTACTTCTGTGGCCAAGGTTTCCAGCTGCTTGATAGCCGCCGGACGGTAGACGTCGGCACTGACTACCAGCACAGATTTTTTCTTACGCTCTTTTAAGAACTTAGCCAGCTTGCCCACACTGGTGGTTTTACCCGCACCTTGCAGACCGGCCATCATGACAACCGCTGGCGGTTGCGCTGCCAGGTTCAGCTCTTCATTGGCCTCCCCCATGGCTTTTTCGAGTTCTTCACGTACGATCTTGATGAAAACCTGGCCCGGACTCAGGCTCTTAGTCACTTCAACACCCACTGCACGCTCTTTAACCTGCTTAACAAAGTCTCTGACGACGGGCAAAGCCACGTCCGCTTCGAGCAGTGCCATACGCACTTCACGGAGCGTTTCTTTAATATTGTCTTCGGTTAGTCGGCCGCGGCCGCTGATGTTTTTAAGCGTTTTTCCTAAGCGTTCTTGGAGGTTCTCAAACATTTATCGCTTCCAGTATGTCGTAATTGCCCAGCATTATACTGATATGCGCGTCACTAATACAGTATTCAAGTCAGTTAAGAAACTTTTTCCCTGCCCCTATGCAAGAACCCGTGCTTAAAATACAATAGCCTACAAAAGGAGCATGTAAGTAGAAAGCCACTCATGTTGATCATCAGTTTATCTTTGTTTGCCAGTCTGTTTTATGTACTTGCCACCGGGCATGTGTTGTCGCGCCTATTCCATAAGGAAGGCCCCAGCCAAAAGCTGACCATTATTTTCAGTACGGTGGCGATACTCAGCCACATGCTGGTGCTGGTAAACTCCGTGTTTACGCAAGATGGGCAGGACCTCAGTACCATTAATGTGGCGCTGCTTACCTGCTGGGTCATTGTGGTGTCGGTGACAACGGTTTCTCTGAAGTTTCCGGCCACTCTTTTATTACCCGTTGTCTATGGGTTCGCTGCGCTGCTGTTGGTTGCCAGCTTGTTTGTGCCACATCATATCGTGATGA
The Pseudoalteromonas viridis DNA segment above includes these coding regions:
- a CDS encoding FecCD family ABC transporter permease, producing the protein MTPTLAILTARHHQIWLWLSAAMVIVLAWLSLSSGPVGWDWRMPLVAILPDAFVQDISQLHVTVVTQIRLPRLLLALLVGCVLACSGAASQALCRNPLADPSLMGVTGGAAVAAIAVIALSPKVAFINESMVAPAAFLGALAITSLLYRVASHQGQVQITVLLLAGVAINAVAMALIGLFSFFADDTSLRLMTYWQMGALAGASWPAMQYGAPLILICIAMLFIRRKQINALMLGERDARHLGVNVRRLKNEVIFLIALGVGGAVAMSGMIGFVGLLVPHLARLLVGPDLRRMLPLSMLLGCVVLLTADWLARLVVAPSELPIGVITALFGSPFFVYLLIQQKRGVHA
- a CDS encoding heme/hemin ABC transporter substrate-binding protein yields the protein MQKLVFLIVLAVLSNPILAAQRVVIAGGSLTDIVFALGGGKDVVAVDTSSTSPLQATQLPKVGYYRDLAAEGVLSQHPELILALQGSGRPEVLTQLRSTGVKLNLYDKPTNINELFNLIGQLGRDLNRQSQAQGLIARLKQTLPAKAPPSSLSALFILSAGDRGVTVAGPETVPDLLFGYTGIRNLATAPGYKPFNREAMLVSAPDFLVAPSHVVYSLGGPEQFCQQSALALLPAAQQCRLLVMDSLLSMGMTTRLPEAIAQLAAYREQSAL
- a CDS encoding heme ABC transporter ATP-binding protein codes for the protein MLECRNLTVTRGAKPVLTEVSLTLKTGQFIALLGENGAGKSTLLSAICDDIPYHGEIVWRGAPLNTLDPLTLATQRAVLLQHNRVNFAFNTTELIAMGRYPYQESPREQAAVVDQLITKLALEQLARREVTQLSGGEFQRAQFARCLAQLNAHDPGTRNKLMLLDEPTSALDLHHQHRVLSAAQRFARQGNTVIAVLHDLNLASLYADRILLLDNGQIRSDGPPQEVLRRDVLQPIYQTGMQINLHPGYNIPMIFSEPLTGAPNA
- a CDS encoding HugZ family protein, whose product is MREQAVFEARQLLRHSTVCVMSTLSKNLAGYPFGSVTPFMSDDQGRLIFYIAGIAQHSRNLTADSRVCATIFDAAQSGDQNEHARVTIVGDATPVPDEEAAELLLRYERHFPEAISYRQAHDFKLWRMDIKRVRYIAGFGQIFWLEADEWAQPAANWDLASEAHMVAHMNDDHQDANQLILKLVHNVDATDVTMTTILTEGCYLRANDKSYYVPFDTRCEDATAVRKALVRLTKAARAQFAEAIES
- the ffh gene encoding signal recognition particle protein, giving the protein MFENLQERLGKTLKNISGRGRLTEDNIKETLREVRMALLEADVALPVVRDFVKQVKERAVGVEVTKSLSPGQVFIKIVREELEKAMGEANEELNLAAQPPAVVMMAGLQGAGKTTSVGKLAKFLKERKKKSVLVVSADVYRPAAIKQLETLATEVDVEFFPSDISQKPVDIATNAILHAKKKFIDVVLVDTAGRLHVDNEMMGEIKDLHAAISPIETLFVVDSMTGQDAANTAKAFDEALPLTGVILTKTDGDARGGAALSIRHITGKPIKFIGVGERTDALEPFHPDRVASRILGMGDVLSLIEEVESKVDKDKAAKVAEKVFKGDGFTLEDFAEQLRQMKNMGGMMSMLDKLPGMSNLPDAVKGQVNDKTFNQMEAIINSMTPHERARPEVIKGSRKKRIAAGSGTQVQDINKLLKQFTQMQKMMKKMKGKGGMMKMMKNMKGMMPPGMFGGGGPKF